A genome region from Diorhabda carinulata isolate Delta chromosome 2, icDioCari1.1, whole genome shotgun sequence includes the following:
- the LOC130903867 gene encoding uncharacterized protein LOC130903867 has translation MAKSIKKLDERMPSNINQLIDADPDFYRGTGSFNFPNGDRYEGEYVAHRKGLVWREGEGIYYTQDGQSYKGKWYNDKLISAEEAEINFPNGARYIGHIDNGQYVGSAMYTVDEGLHILAEFAGNKPVGPITLLDIKGREWSATAGENGALLLPEHVFFNNIAPRLGKGKLKIRTIEASTEKIIPKVKRHKISLQTLEAKIFAKSKKTMSDLKFEDSSWYQNYVKFKTRYDEVKEKITMIGEHSLCQEDREWIEKFREFKEKYTKIMENRATAKNKNIWEYELFELYNSEKYMQGNSPVSVFYPTETPGEGEECDFDDAYKYSVKF, from the exons ATGGCAAAATCGATAAAAAAGTTGGATGAGAGGATGCCCtcgaatataaatcaacttATTGATGCAGATCCCGATTTTTATAGAGGAACTGGTTCGTTCAATTTTCCAAACGGTGACAGATATGAAGGAGAATATGTTGCTCATAGGAAGGGTCTCGTTTGGAGAGAAGGAGAAGGAATATATTATACACAAGATGGGCAG TCTTATAAAGGAAAATGGTATAATGACAAGTTAATATCGGCAGAAGAGGCGGAGATTAATTTTCCAAATGGTGCTAGATATATAGGACACATAGATAACGGTCAATATGTGGGATCTGCCATGTACACCGTGGATGAAGGACTTCATATTTTGGCAGAGTTCGCTGGTAATAAGCCAGTTGGACCTATAACATTATTAGATATCAAAGGACGCGAGTGGAGtg CCACTGCTGGAGAGAATGGTGCACTTCTTCTTCCTGAacatgtattttttaataatatagcTCCAAGATTAGGTAAAGgtaaattgaaaattcgaaCAATAGAAGCAAGTACAGAGAAAATAATACCTAAAGTTAAACGCCATAAAATTAGTTTACAAACATTGGAAGCTAAAATCTTTGCAAAATCTAAGAAAACCATGTCAGATTTGAAATTTGAGGATTCTTCATGGTATCAAAATTATGTGAAGTTTAAAACAAGGTATGACGAAGTCAAGGAGAAAATTACAATGATAG ggGAACATTCACTGTGCCAAGAAGATCGGGAATGGATCGAAAAATTCCGTgagtttaaagaaaaatatacaaaaataatggaaaatagaGCTAcagctaaaaataaaaatatttgggaaTACGAACTATTTGAATTATACAATAGTGAGAAGTACATGCAAGGTAATTCTCCGGTATCCGTCTTTTATCCAACAGAAACACCTGGAGAAGGAGAAGAATGCGACTTTGACGACGCCTACAAATACAgtgtcaaattttaa